One segment of Spirochaetota bacterium DNA contains the following:
- a CDS encoding type I phosphomannose isomerase catalytic subunit has translation MFYPFKFKPILKEKIWGGNALAGDYGKAFDPSMKIGESWEVSTVPEDESMVSNGQLAGESLEDLIVEYKELIVGERVFKEHKYEFPLLIKFLDATEKLSVQVHPANKYARAHGQRFGKTEMWFILSAAEHAKLIVGLKPGTTKDELVQALGDKTITTVLNYLPVKAGDVIYLPAGRVHAILEGIVLAEIQQTSDLTYRLYDWDRVDDAGHLRELHIPESLENINFNDTEPVMLAKTFSAQTGFETASVIANDYFSVEEIHNSGVRSKYEAITAMKESFEILMAVGGEGNILHPKGMEPFAKGETLLLPAALGEYTVKGRIDFLRIRA, from the coding sequence ATGTTTTACCCTTTTAAATTCAAGCCCATCCTCAAGGAAAAGATATGGGGCGGGAACGCCCTTGCTGGGGATTACGGCAAAGCGTTCGATCCGTCCATGAAGATAGGGGAGAGCTGGGAGGTCTCGACGGTGCCCGAGGATGAGAGCATGGTATCGAACGGGCAGCTCGCCGGGGAGAGTCTTGAGGACCTTATCGTCGAATACAAAGAGCTTATCGTCGGCGAACGAGTGTTCAAAGAGCATAAGTATGAATTCCCTCTTCTGATAAAGTTCCTTGATGCTACCGAGAAGCTATCGGTGCAGGTGCATCCTGCCAACAAGTACGCGCGCGCGCACGGGCAGCGTTTCGGGAAGACCGAGATGTGGTTCATACTCTCGGCGGCCGAGCATGCGAAGCTTATCGTCGGACTGAAGCCGGGGACGACGAAGGATGAGCTCGTACAAGCGCTCGGTGATAAGACGATAACCACGGTGCTCAACTATCTGCCGGTGAAGGCCGGCGATGTCATCTATCTGCCCGCGGGGCGCGTGCATGCGATCCTGGAAGGCATCGTACTCGCCGAGATACAGCAGACGTCCGATCTTACCTATCGCCTCTATGACTGGGACCGCGTCGATGATGCGGGCCATCTGCGCGAACTGCATATACCCGAATCGCTTGAGAACATCAACTTCAATGATACCGAGCCTGTCATGCTTGCGAAGACATTTTCAGCGCAAACCGGGTTTGAGACTGCCTCCGTCATTGCCAACGATTATTTTTCCGTGGAGGAGATACATAACAGCGGCGTACGTTCGAAGTACGAGGCGATCACCGCGATGAAAGAGAGCTTTGAGATACTCATGGCGGTCGGCGGCGAGGGGAACATATTGCATCCGAAGGGGATGGAACCCTTCGCCAAGGGCGAAACGCTTCTGCTCCCCGCCGCGCTCGGGGAATACACGGTCAAGGGCAGGATCGATTTCCTCAGGATACGAGCATAA
- a CDS encoding DedA family protein: MGLTEFLATYITAFIEKTGYVSVFILMTMESMIFPIPSEAVMPFAGFNIAAGKFTWWGVLVASTLGSIAGSFISYYIGAYGGKPFINKFGKYFLLDKDDLTFTERFFARFGEITIFICRFIPIVRHLISLPAGIARMNIVRFGIFTIIGATMWNMFLAWAGFTLKKNWELVMRYSKVVDIVVIVVLMAAVAYFVYRHLAKHRRGKSNAKRKR, translated from the coding sequence ATGGGACTTACGGAATTCCTCGCCACCTATATCACTGCGTTCATAGAAAAGACAGGGTATGTGAGCGTTTTCATCCTCATGACGATGGAAAGCATGATATTCCCCATACCGAGCGAAGCGGTCATGCCGTTCGCCGGCTTCAATATCGCCGCCGGGAAATTCACCTGGTGGGGAGTGCTCGTTGCGAGCACCCTCGGCAGCATCGCAGGCTCGTTCATCTCCTATTATATCGGCGCATACGGCGGCAAGCCCTTCATCAACAAGTTCGGGAAATACTTCCTTCTCGACAAGGACGACCTTACCTTCACCGAACGCTTCTTTGCGCGCTTCGGCGAGATTACGATATTCATCTGCCGTTTCATACCCATCGTACGGCATCTGATATCGCTCCCGGCAGGCATCGCGCGAATGAACATCGTACGTTTCGGCATCTTCACGATCATCGGGGCGACGATGTGGAACATGTTCCTCGCCTGGGCTGGCTTTACGCTCAAGAAGAACTGGGAACTCGTCATGCGCTACAGCAAGGTCGTCGATATCGTCGTCATCGTGGTCCTCATGGCGGCGGTCGCCTACTTCGTCTACCGTCATCTTGCCAAACACAGGCGCGGGAAGTCCAACGCGAAACGGAAGCGGTAA
- the dnaA gene encoding chromosomal replication initiator protein DnaA produces the protein MLKEAWTSAVDSLKSTSDGAAVGILNQCAYRGEMDNGITVGVSGDFAINYIKKNLLPRMQSLLKERSGRDIALTFLVDPSLVPAADVQHDLFGTTDIEKKRHRSSLNEHYTFDNYISGKNNDYVVAVAMRVAKSPGTQDNPFFFHGGVGLGKTHLLQAIGNYIIANDPAKKVIYIGGGAFLTEFVDSLNSRNANRFRKKYSTPDILLLDDIQQLQKAVQTSKELFEIYQTLEQHGRQMVFVSDRPPKELENLDERLRNRFEKNVIGRIEPPLYETRLAIIRTKLDELSTDIDGSIIEYLAQNISTDVRKIEGALKSYIARRDLMNVTLSLEECIDAGVFNDYCTTSGIAAASPKDVLRAVAKVLSVPADVILGKDRTRTVSYARHLAVYLALTLSNRSTTEIGAEFNRDHSSVVHARHTIIAMMREKTHVAEDIERIKNVLSGRTA, from the coding sequence GTGCTCAAAGAAGCATGGACATCGGCGGTCGATTCGCTGAAATCGACCAGTGACGGCGCGGCCGTCGGCATCCTCAATCAATGCGCATACCGCGGCGAGATGGACAACGGCATCACCGTAGGCGTTTCGGGCGATTTCGCTATCAATTACATAAAGAAGAACCTCCTGCCCCGCATGCAGTCCCTTCTCAAAGAACGATCGGGACGCGATATTGCGCTCACCTTCCTCGTCGATCCATCGCTCGTACCCGCGGCGGACGTGCAGCACGATCTTTTCGGCACCACGGATATCGAAAAAAAACGTCATCGCTCGAGCTTGAACGAACACTACACGTTCGACAACTATATCAGCGGCAAGAACAATGATTATGTCGTCGCGGTGGCGATGCGCGTTGCGAAGTCACCGGGCACGCAAGACAATCCGTTCTTCTTCCACGGCGGCGTGGGCCTCGGAAAAACGCATCTCCTGCAAGCCATCGGCAACTACATCATCGCGAACGATCCCGCGAAAAAAGTGATATACATCGGGGGCGGTGCCTTCCTCACCGAATTCGTCGACAGTCTCAACAGCAGGAACGCCAATCGTTTCAGGAAAAAATACTCCACGCCCGACATACTCCTCCTCGACGATATCCAGCAGCTGCAGAAGGCGGTGCAGACATCGAAGGAGCTTTTTGAGATCTATCAGACGCTCGAGCAGCACGGCCGGCAGATGGTGTTCGTGAGCGACCGTCCGCCCAAAGAACTTGAAAACCTCGACGAACGGCTGCGCAACCGTTTCGAGAAGAACGTCATCGGACGCATCGAACCGCCGCTCTATGAGACGCGGCTTGCCATCATCAGGACAAAGCTTGATGAGCTTTCTACCGACATCGACGGCTCCATCATAGAATATCTCGCGCAGAACATATCGACCGATGTGCGTAAGATAGAGGGCGCGCTCAAGTCGTATATCGCACGGCGCGATCTCATGAACGTTACGCTCTCGCTCGAGGAGTGCATCGATGCCGGCGTCTTCAATGACTACTGCACCACGAGCGGCATTGCGGCGGCGTCCCCCAAGGACGTTCTTCGCGCGGTCGCAAAGGTGCTCTCCGTGCCCGCCGATGTCATACTCGGGAAGGACCGTACACGCACCGTTTCCTATGCGCGTCATCTGGCGGTCTATCTCGCCCTCACGCTCTCCAATCGATCGACCACGGAGATCGGCGCGGAATTCAACCGCGATCACTCATCGGTCGTGCATGCGCGGCACACCATCATCGCGATGATGCGCGAAAAAACGCATGTCGCGGAGGACATCGAGCGTATTAAGAATGTTCTTTCGGGGAGAACGGCCTAG